The following coding sequences are from one Pelagovum sp. HNIBRBA483 window:
- the rpsJ gene encoding 30S ribosomal protein S10 — protein MAVQSQNIRIRLKAFDYRVLDASTAEIVSTAKRTGASVRGPIPLPNKIEKFTVLRGPHIDKKSRDQFEIRTHKRLLDIVDPTPQTVDALMKLDLAAGVDVEIKV, from the coding sequence ATGGCAGTCCAAAGCCAAAACATTCGCATTCGGCTCAAAGCGTTTGATTACCGTGTGCTTGATGCAAGCACGGCGGAAATCGTGAGCACCGCAAAGCGGACAGGTGCGTCCGTGCGTGGGCCCATCCCGCTGCCGAACAAAATCGAGAAGTTCACCGTTCTGCGTGGACCTCACATCGACAAGAAATCTCGTGATCAGTTCGAAATCCGCACGCACAAGCGCTTGCTGGATATCGTTGATCCGACACCGCAGACCGTGGACGCGCTGATGAAGCTCGACCTCGCTGCTGGCGTCGACGTCGAGATCAAGGTTTAA
- the rplC gene encoding 50S ribosomal protein L3, with the protein MLRSGVIARKVGMTRLFMEDGRQVPVTVLQLENLQVVAQRTNDKDGYTAVQLGAGAAKAKRTSNAMRGHFAAAKVEPKRKVAEFRVSPENLIEVGEEIVANHYYDGQFVDVSGTSIGKGFAGAMKRHNFGGLRATHGVSISHRSHGSVGQCQDPGRIFKGKKMAGHMGAARVTTQNLQVVKTDTDRGLIMVKGAVPGAKGGWVTIKDAVKKPAGEGVVYPAALRSALTEATAAEAPADAAEGGENNEG; encoded by the coding sequence ATGTTGCGCTCTGGTGTAATCGCTCGGAAAGTCGGGATGACCCGCCTTTTCATGGAAGACGGTCGGCAGGTTCCTGTAACCGTTCTTCAGTTGGAAAATCTTCAGGTCGTTGCTCAGCGTACGAACGATAAGGACGGCTATACCGCTGTTCAGCTCGGTGCTGGTGCAGCAAAGGCCAAGCGGACGTCGAACGCCATGCGCGGTCACTTCGCTGCCGCGAAGGTTGAGCCGAAGCGGAAAGTCGCGGAATTCCGCGTCTCTCCTGAGAACCTCATTGAGGTTGGTGAAGAAATCGTCGCCAACCATTACTATGATGGTCAGTTCGTTGACGTCTCTGGTACGTCGATTGGTAAAGGCTTTGCCGGTGCCATGAAGCGTCACAACTTCGGCGGCTTGCGGGCCACGCACGGTGTGTCGATCTCGCACCGTTCGCATGGTTCCGTTGGTCAGTGTCAGGATCCAGGTCGTATCTTCAAAGGTAAGAAGATGGCCGGTCACATGGGTGCTGCCCGCGTAACCACCCAGAACCTGCAGGTTGTCAAAACCGACACCGACCGTGGCCTCATCATGGTCAAAGGTGCAGTTCCGGGCGCCAAAGGCGGCTGGGTTACCATTAAGGATGCCGTCAAGAAGCCAGCAGGCGAAGGCGTGGTTTACCCCGCTGCACTGCGTTCGGCCCTGACGGAAGCAACGGCGGCCGAAGCGCCTGCCGATGCCGCTGAAGGAGGCGAGAACAATGAAGGCTGA
- the rplD gene encoding 50S ribosomal protein L4 produces the protein MKADAIKLDGKAAGSVDLNEEIFGLEPRADILHRVVRWQRARAQQGTHSVLTRSEVSYSTKKIYRQKGTGGARHGSRKAPIFRHGGIYKGPTPRSHAHELTKKFRKLGLKHALSAKLKAGELVVIDTAEVKDAKTGALAKQVKDLGWKRALVIDGASVNEDFARAARNIANLDVLPTMGANVYDILRSDTLVITKAGVEALEARLK, from the coding sequence ATGAAGGCTGATGCGATCAAGCTCGATGGCAAGGCTGCCGGCTCTGTTGATCTCAATGAAGAGATCTTCGGCCTCGAGCCCCGTGCCGACATTCTTCACCGCGTTGTTCGCTGGCAACGTGCTCGCGCTCAGCAGGGTACACACTCTGTCCTGACGCGTTCCGAGGTGAGCTATTCCACCAAGAAAATCTATCGCCAGAAGGGCACGGGCGGCGCACGTCACGGCTCCCGCAAGGCGCCGATTTTCCGTCATGGTGGCATCTACAAAGGCCCGACGCCGCGTAGCCACGCACACGAGCTAACCAAGAAGTTCCGCAAGCTTGGCCTCAAGCATGCACTTTCGGCAAAGCTGAAGGCTGGTGAGCTTGTTGTGATCGACACTGCTGAAGTCAAAGACGCCAAGACAGGCGCCCTTGCAAAGCAGGTCAAGGATCTTGGCTGGAAGCGTGCACTGGTCATTGACGGAGCTTCCGTCAATGAAGATTTTGCGCGTGCTGCTCGGAACATTGCTAACCTGGACGTTCTGCCCACAATGGGTGCGAACGTTTATGACATCCTGCGCAGTGATACGCTCGTGATCACGAAAGCTGGTGTCGAAGCTCTGGAGGCTCGTCTGAAATGA
- a CDS encoding 50S ribosomal protein L23, whose product MSAKAEHYDVIRKPVITEKATMASEANAVVFEVAIDANKPQIKEAVEALFGVKVKSVNTTITKGKSKRFRGQLGTRKDVKKAYVTLVEGNTIDVSTGL is encoded by the coding sequence ATGAGCGCGAAAGCAGAACACTATGATGTGATCCGCAAGCCGGTAATCACCGAGAAGGCCACTATGGCTTCTGAGGCGAATGCCGTTGTTTTTGAGGTCGCGATCGATGCGAACAAGCCGCAGATCAAAGAAGCTGTCGAAGCTCTCTTTGGTGTGAAGGTCAAGTCGGTCAACACCACGATCACCAAAGGCAAGTCGAAGCGTTTCCGTGGCCAACTCGGCACCCGCAAAGACGTCAAAAAAGCCTATGTTACCCTCGTTGAGGGCAATACGATCGACGTATCCACCGGCCTATAA